A genomic segment from Paenibacillus sp. FSL K6-1096 encodes:
- the ftsY gene encoding signal recognition particle-docking protein FtsY — MSFFKKLKDSISGKTESVTKQFRDGLEKTRKGFVEKVTDLIIRRKKIDEEFYEELEEILIGADVGVNTVMTLVEELRAEVKQQRIEDAAELQPILSRKLMELLRGDDDNRLRENPDGITVILFVGVNGVGKTTTIGKLAHRYKQEGKKVLLAAGDTFRAGAIEQLEVWGQRAGVDVIKQQAGSDPAAVMFDAVQAAKQRNVDVLICDTAGRLQNKTNLMEELNKIFRVIQREIPSAPHEVLMVLDATTGQNALSQAKLFGEKSGVTGLVLTKLDGTAKGGIVIALRQEMNLPVKLVGLGEKMEDLQPFDSDQFVHALFAGMISEEEDEQAGN; from the coding sequence ATGAGCTTTTTCAAGAAACTGAAGGACAGCATCTCCGGCAAAACAGAAAGTGTAACGAAGCAGTTCCGTGACGGGCTGGAGAAGACGCGCAAGGGCTTCGTTGAGAAGGTTACTGATCTGATCATCCGCCGCAAAAAAATAGACGAAGAATTCTACGAAGAGCTGGAAGAAATCCTGATCGGCGCCGATGTCGGTGTGAACACGGTCATGACTCTGGTGGAGGAGCTGCGCGCCGAGGTGAAGCAGCAGCGGATCGAGGATGCAGCCGAGCTGCAGCCGATTCTGTCCCGCAAGCTGATGGAGCTGCTGCGCGGCGACGATGATAACCGTCTGCGGGAGAACCCGGACGGCATTACCGTCATTCTGTTTGTCGGCGTGAACGGAGTGGGCAAGACGACGACCATCGGGAAGCTGGCGCACCGTTACAAGCAGGAAGGCAAAAAGGTGCTGCTGGCGGCAGGCGATACCTTCCGTGCCGGCGCAATTGAGCAGCTTGAGGTCTGGGGCCAGCGCGCCGGTGTAGATGTCATTAAGCAGCAGGCGGGCTCAGACCCGGCAGCGGTGATGTTTGATGCCGTGCAGGCGGCCAAGCAGCGGAATGTCGATGTCTTGATCTGCGATACCGCAGGCCGGCTGCAGAACAAGACCAACCTGATGGAAGAGCTGAACAAAATCTTCCGGGTCATCCAGCGTGAGATCCCGAGCGCCCCGCATGAGGTGCTGATGGTGCTGGACGCGACCACCGGCCAGAATGCGCTCAGCCAGGCCAAGCTGTTCGGCGAGAAGAGCGGTGTCACCGGCCTGGTGCTGACCAAGCTGGACGGTACGGCGAAGGGCGGTATTGTCATCGCCCTCCGGCAGGAGATGAACCTGCCGGTGAAGCTGGTGGGTCTGGGCGAGAAGATGGAAGACCTCCAGCCGTTCGATTCCGACCAGTTCGTGCATGCCCTGTTCGCAGGCATGATCTCGGAAGAGGAAGATGAACAGGCCGGGAACTAA
- a CDS encoding circularly permuted type 2 ATP-grasp protein produces MSKLDPLPGLAPYPLQHFYDEMYADERSVRPHYKHVNRMFTGMSPEELQNKQKRMQRRMMEEGITFTLYNPAQDQPMERTIPFDMIPRIIPKGEWERLEAGIVQRITALNLFIHDIYHEQYIVKDGIVPRRMILSNCYFRPEMSGLRVPGGAYITTSGIDLIRHHDGEYYVLEDNLRTPSGFSYLFKGRSLMNQLFPEMSFARSIRDVDHSLNRFLSVLRSLSPSRIKDPVIALLTPGEYNSAYYEHAFLAQQMGIHLVEGRDLVAQDHKIYLKEMNGLRRVDVLYRRLDDDFIDPLAFQPSSLLGVAGLMNAYRAGNIAIANAPGTGVADDKAMYVYVPDMIRYYLNEEPILSNVPTYLLSRPQERQYVLDHLQEMVVKETSLSGGYGMLIGCEATKEELAEFRLKILTDPDRYIAQPIMSLSRAPVLSEEGMVPRHIDLRAFVLMGADRKPHVIPGGLTRVAMQEGSLVVNSSQGGGVKDTWVMA; encoded by the coding sequence ATGTCCAAACTTGATCCTTTGCCCGGACTCGCTCCCTATCCCTTGCAGCATTTCTATGATGAGATGTATGCGGATGAACGGAGTGTCCGGCCTCACTACAAACATGTGAACCGCATGTTCACCGGGATGAGCCCCGAAGAGCTGCAGAACAAGCAGAAGCGGATGCAGCGCCGGATGATGGAGGAGGGCATTACCTTCACCCTGTATAACCCGGCCCAGGATCAGCCGATGGAGCGGACCATTCCCTTCGATATGATCCCGCGTATCATCCCGAAGGGGGAATGGGAACGGCTGGAGGCGGGAATTGTCCAGCGGATTACCGCGCTCAACCTGTTCATCCACGATATCTACCATGAACAGTATATTGTGAAGGACGGGATTGTACCGCGGCGGATGATTCTCTCCAACTGTTATTTCCGGCCGGAGATGAGCGGCCTGCGCGTTCCCGGCGGTGCGTATATCACTACTTCGGGCATCGACCTGATCCGGCATCACGACGGGGAATATTATGTGCTGGAAGACAATCTGCGCACACCCTCAGGCTTCTCTTATCTGTTCAAGGGCAGATCGCTGATGAACCAGCTGTTTCCGGAGATGTCTTTTGCCCGTTCGATACGCGATGTGGACCATAGCCTCAACCGCTTCCTGTCCGTGCTGCGCAGCCTGTCTCCGTCCCGGATCAAGGACCCGGTGATCGCTTTGCTGACCCCGGGTGAGTATAACTCGGCTTATTATGAGCATGCTTTTCTGGCTCAGCAGATGGGGATTCACCTGGTAGAGGGGCGCGACCTGGTCGCCCAGGACCATAAGATCTACCTGAAGGAGATGAACGGCCTGCGCCGGGTGGATGTGCTGTACCGCAGGCTGGACGATGATTTCATCGATCCGCTTGCTTTTCAGCCCAGCTCGCTGCTTGGGGTTGCCGGTCTGATGAATGCCTACAGGGCAGGCAATATCGCCATTGCCAATGCGCCCGGAACCGGAGTGGCCGATGACAAAGCGATGTATGTGTATGTTCCGGATATGATCCGCTATTATCTTAACGAGGAACCGATTCTAAGCAATGTGCCGACCTATCTGCTCTCCCGGCCGCAGGAGCGCCAGTATGTGCTGGATCATCTCCAGGAGATGGTGGTGAAGGAGACCTCGCTCTCCGGGGGATACGGAATGCTGATTGGATGCGAAGCCACGAAGGAGGAGCTGGCCGAATTCCGGCTCAAAATCCTGACGGACCCGGACCGCTATATTGCCCAGCCGATTATGTCGCTGTCCCGTGCCCCTGTCTTGTCAGAGGAGGGGATGGTTCCCCGGCATATTGACCTCAGAGCGTTCGTGCTGATGGGGGCGGACCGGAAGCCGCATGTCATTCCCGGCGGGCTGACCCGGGTGGCCATGCAGGAAGGGTCGCTGGTCGTGAACTCATCCCAGGGCGGAGGGGTAAAGGACACCTGGGTCATGGCTTGA
- a CDS encoding alpha-E domain-containing protein — translation MLNRNAEALFWIGRYMERAENHARLIDVHYHVQQEEDYQEEGHKWSRLIDALGVREVYLRQFESFSEQDVLAFITLDLGNANSLFSCVHHARNNLRTLRQHLPSELWDIVNAFNLWLGGQSVADIMSGPHQFYQQIKERTATFLGAEQSVMLRSNEWRFIESGRFLERAENTTRILQAVTVSSRLKDISSIYTQLQAVLKSVSGYQAFRRYYADDMSPECILEFLIANPYFPRSIRFSFHKLEEHLARLELDSTEKGSGHEKVIRQAGKLKAELDYMEKEEMSGERVGDVLEALMVSCQRLGQTMDGAFFRREGVSV, via the coding sequence ATGCTGAACCGCAATGCTGAAGCTTTATTCTGGATCGGCCGGTATATGGAGCGGGCTGAGAATCACGCCCGGCTGATTGATGTACATTACCATGTCCAGCAGGAGGAGGACTATCAGGAGGAGGGGCATAAGTGGTCACGGCTGATCGATGCGCTGGGCGTCCGGGAGGTCTATCTGCGGCAGTTCGAGAGCTTCAGCGAACAGGATGTGCTGGCCTTCATCACGCTGGATCTCGGCAATGCGAACTCATTGTTCTCCTGTGTGCACCACGCGAGGAATAATCTGCGGACCTTGCGCCAGCATCTGCCCAGCGAGCTGTGGGATATTGTCAATGCCTTCAACCTGTGGCTCGGCGGGCAGTCGGTTGCCGATATTATGAGCGGCCCGCACCAGTTCTACCAGCAGATCAAGGAGCGGACGGCTACGTTCCTCGGCGCTGAACAATCGGTAATGCTGCGCAGCAACGAATGGCGGTTCATCGAGAGCGGGCGCTTTCTGGAGCGGGCGGAGAATACGACGCGGATTCTGCAGGCCGTCACCGTATCCTCCAGGCTTAAGGATATTTCCTCCATTTACACCCAGCTTCAGGCGGTGTTGAAGTCGGTGAGCGGCTATCAGGCCTTCCGCCGGTATTATGCCGATGATATGTCGCCGGAATGCATTCTGGAATTCCTGATCGCGAATCCTTATTTTCCCCGTTCCATCCGCTTCTCGTTCCACAAGCTGGAGGAGCATCTGGCAAGACTGGAGCTGGACAGCACCGAGAAAGGCTCCGGGCATGAGAAGGTGATCCGTCAGGCGGGCAAGCTTAAGGCTGAACTCGACTATATGGAGAAGGAAGAGATGTCCGGCGAGCGGGTGGGGGATGTGCTGGAGGCCCTGATGGTATCGTGCCAGCGGCTGGGGCAGACGATGGACGGTGCATTTTTTCGCCGAGAAGGAGTGTCCGTATGA
- a CDS encoding transglutaminase family protein, whose translation MKIQINHTTTYSYTEPVTDSVNEIRLTPRTNYRQSCYHHEVEVHPPANLLTYEDFFGNRVHAFSVNKPHTEMTIHTKATVVTLDKAQGAGLPRIPLADQVKLLNDEKFQNRYIEFILPTRYTEVTPELVEFASQHPFEEAEDMYEWTRRISSTIYEQFTYDPEATSVNTTVKRALKLKRGVCQDYAHLMIAVCRSVGLPSRYVSGYHFVGDLQGGNADFEQASHAWVETHIPGTGWLGFDPTNNAEVNWRYIKLGHGRDYKDIVPVKGVYRGVAGTLTVKVDVRQLEN comes from the coding sequence ATGAAAATACAGATCAACCACACCACCACCTACAGCTACACGGAGCCGGTGACGGACAGTGTCAATGAGATCCGGCTGACGCCGCGCACCAATTACCGGCAGTCCTGTTACCACCATGAAGTGGAGGTGCATCCGCCAGCCAATCTGCTGACCTATGAGGATTTCTTCGGCAACCGGGTCCATGCCTTTTCGGTGAACAAGCCGCATACCGAGATGACGATCCACACCAAGGCTACGGTAGTCACGCTGGACAAAGCGCAGGGCGCCGGCCTGCCGCGTATTCCTCTGGCGGATCAGGTGAAGCTGCTGAACGATGAGAAGTTCCAGAACCGTTATATCGAGTTCATCCTGCCCACCCGGTACACAGAGGTCACGCCGGAGCTGGTGGAGTTTGCGTCGCAGCATCCTTTTGAAGAAGCGGAGGATATGTATGAATGGACCCGGCGGATCTCCTCCACCATCTATGAGCAGTTCACCTATGATCCCGAAGCCACTAGCGTCAATACGACCGTCAAAAGAGCGCTGAAGCTCAAACGCGGAGTCTGCCAGGATTATGCGCACCTGATGATCGCTGTCTGCCGGAGTGTCGGCCTGCCGTCGCGGTATGTGAGCGGGTATCATTTTGTCGGGGATCTGCAAGGGGGCAATGCAGATTTCGAACAGGCCTCCCATGCCTGGGTGGAAACCCATATTCCGGGGACAGGCTGGCTGGGCTTCGACCCGACCAACAATGCCGAGGTGAACTGGCGTTATATCAAGCTGGGCCATGGGCGGGATTACAAGGATATCGTACCGGTCAAAGGCGTCTACCGCGGAGTAGCAGGTACGCTGACGGTCAAAGTGGATGTGCGGCAACTGGAGAACTAA
- a CDS encoding SDR family NAD(P)-dependent oxidoreductase produces the protein MSPNIESKQRFQGKTAIITGAGSGIGRAAAIQFAREGANVALFDLVNERTSILEKKLNKLRPDCALAIDVDTSDAGRMEEAVRRTAEHFGGLDIVFANAGINGVVGPIEELSVDDWEKTLSVNLTGTFLTLKYTIPHLKDKGRGSIIITSSINGNSRFTSFGWSPYSTTKAGQVAFAKMAALELAKFKIRVNVICPGAIATNIDESTEFNEEVESIVIPIEFPQGAQPLADGPGKAENVADLVAFLASEESSHITGAQIVIDGAESLLS, from the coding sequence ATGAGCCCGAATATAGAGAGCAAGCAGCGTTTTCAGGGGAAAACAGCCATCATTACAGGTGCGGGCTCGGGAATCGGCAGAGCGGCAGCGATCCAGTTCGCACGTGAAGGGGCAAATGTCGCCTTGTTCGATCTGGTGAATGAACGTACCTCGATCCTGGAGAAGAAGCTGAACAAGCTGCGCCCGGATTGCGCACTCGCGATTGATGTGGATACTTCGGATGCCGGCCGGATGGAGGAAGCGGTACGCAGGACGGCGGAGCATTTCGGGGGCCTCGACATTGTGTTTGCGAATGCGGGCATTAACGGAGTGGTCGGGCCGATTGAGGAGCTGAGTGTGGACGATTGGGAGAAAACTCTGTCGGTCAATCTGACCGGAACCTTCCTGACGCTAAAATACACCATTCCCCACCTGAAGGATAAGGGGCGGGGCAGTATTATTATCACCAGCTCGATTAACGGGAACAGCAGATTCACCAGCTTCGGCTGGTCGCCATACAGCACCACCAAGGCTGGACAGGTTGCCTTCGCGAAGATGGCTGCGCTGGAGCTGGCCAAGTTCAAAATTCGCGTCAATGTCATCTGCCCGGGAGCCATCGCCACGAATATTGATGAGAGTACGGAATTCAATGAAGAGGTTGAATCGATCGTCATCCCGATTGAGTTCCCGCAGGGGGCGCAGCCGCTTGCAGACGGACCGGGTAAGGCGGAGAATGTAGCCGATCTGGTGGCCTTCCTGGCCTCGGAGGAGTCCAGCCATATTACAGGAGCGCAGATTGTGATCGACGGTGCGGAGTCGCTGTTGTCCTGA
- a CDS encoding DUF2087 domain-containing protein, producing MDGKEAVSISERFWNASLAELKQGYVCEAEGSQAVFHCLVCGEAFEKGMIYKAGDRFYEAERFVAMHVEQSHGGMFNWLLTLDKKLTGLTELQKGLLAAFRRSLSDAEAAKELGIGSTSTVRNHRFTLREKVKQAKLFLAVMELAEEKPGASSPLVSIPRTAVMVDERFAMTEQENNDILGAYFKQGLDGPLAEFPKKQKRKAAILRHLIQRFEAGRTYSEKEINAVLEAAYPDYVTLRRYLIDYGLLDREEDGSSYWVRL from the coding sequence ATGGATGGCAAAGAAGCAGTAAGTATCTCAGAGAGGTTCTGGAATGCTTCGCTGGCGGAATTGAAGCAGGGGTATGTCTGTGAAGCGGAGGGAAGTCAGGCCGTGTTCCATTGCCTGGTCTGCGGGGAAGCCTTCGAGAAGGGCATGATCTATAAGGCTGGAGACCGGTTCTATGAGGCGGAGAGGTTCGTAGCTATGCATGTGGAGCAGAGCCATGGGGGCATGTTCAACTGGCTGCTGACGCTGGACAAGAAGCTGACCGGACTGACCGAGCTGCAAAAAGGGCTGCTGGCGGCCTTCCGCCGCAGCTTAAGCGATGCCGAAGCGGCGAAGGAGCTGGGCATTGGCAGCACCTCCACGGTGCGTAATCACCGGTTCACGCTGCGCGAGAAGGTGAAGCAGGCCAAGCTGTTCCTGGCGGTGATGGAGCTGGCTGAGGAGAAGCCGGGAGCTTCCTCGCCGCTGGTCAGTATTCCGCGCACCGCCGTGATGGTGGATGAGCGGTTCGCCATGACCGAGCAGGAGAATAACGACATTCTGGGCGCTTATTTCAAGCAGGGGCTGGACGGCCCGCTGGCGGAATTCCCCAAGAAGCAGAAGCGCAAGGCCGCGATTCTCCGCCATCTGATCCAGCGGTTTGAGGCGGGGCGTACCTATAGCGAGAAGGAGATCAATGCCGTGCTGGAAGCGGCTTACCCCGATTACGTGACACTCCGGCGTTATCTGATCGATTACGGCCTGCTGGACCGTGAGGAAGATGGAAGCAGCTATTGGGTGAGATTATAA
- a CDS encoding GIY-YIG nuclease family protein, which yields MKKERDAMMDKAKRKEMGYNYAHSHRPMGVYRILNTVNNKSYVGSSLNLDGVWNKHKFMLDIKSHDNKELQADWNEYGGTSFQFEILESIKPEEDFVADVKDLKKYRDMLPDLEEKWMGQLSPYGERGYHKQR from the coding sequence GTGAAGAAGGAGAGAGATGCAATGATGGACAAAGCCAAACGCAAAGAGATGGGATATAATTATGCGCACTCGCACAGGCCAATGGGGGTCTACCGGATTCTGAATACCGTGAACAATAAATCGTATGTCGGCAGCAGCCTGAATCTGGACGGGGTCTGGAACAAGCACAAATTCATGCTGGATATCAAGAGCCACGATAACAAGGAGCTGCAGGCGGACTGGAATGAATACGGCGGGACCAGTTTTCAATTTGAGATTCTGGAGAGCATCAAGCCGGAAGAAGATTTTGTAGCCGATGTGAAGGACCTGAAGAAATACCGCGATATGCTGCCTGACCTGGAGGAGAAGTGGATGGGGCAGCTGTCCCCCTACGGGGAGCGGGGATATCATAAGCAGAGATAG